The proteins below are encoded in one region of Glandiceps talaboti chromosome 17, keGlaTala1.1, whole genome shotgun sequence:
- the LOC144448302 gene encoding myosin-IIIa-like, translating into MADSKMVDDLATLSVLNEKTILEQLKNRYHKDLIYTYIGDILLAVNPYRSLPIYKYEESTKYVNLKYRRTVRPHVFAIADKAYQQMKRTGVNQCCVISGESGTGKTESAKFIVQHIMNHCHSHQRGLQDKILQVNPLLEAFGNAKTVMNNNSSRFGKFIEIKFTTDGKVVGASIDDYLLEKSRVVFQNQGERNFHIFYYMFAGLTEDERYRYYLAEPEKHRILNSNHSVKEVFNSDRDYQHCQSKFDELKKLLLTVGFSHEDIDIMLTVLAAIVNLADTEFELDYDLDGAFVGDEYYLKVVATLLSVDPVDLAAALISTTTFAKGERIVMLKSVEQANDGRDALAKALYARLFGWIVGQVNDMLAPRDEYSNESRCSIGILDIFGFENFSHNSFEQLCINFTNEQLQYFFNQNIFAWEQLEYANEGISMKEVKFNNNRGLLQLFMERPIGIFALLDEESKFPQATDDTLVHKFNDRLSRHPSYTATSGVYRGAVFGIRHFAGEVVYNAVGFLEKNRDSLNQNLTGCLKNSENPFINKLFRAKISSTGSIHRRNDGRSKDRKAILLCPSRPQRQSGDQQKQKVSATKKSDNKNQQTTLSSCFKESLTDLMEKVLAAEPQFIRCIKPNHQKQGRRYEDKVVLDQLRCTGVLQTTSIRRLGYAVRLPFEDFMNRYKFLCFPLTAKVQLNAVNCYHLLESTGLTDWQVGKTKVFLKYWHSEQLDSLMDSHVANVVTSQKCIRGWLARRRMRHLRKQLLLVMSEFLTNVQESGEKVFEAVVETHQHNVKKKGKVGKAKTPVKTAAVVKRTSPAKEVTTTTPTITTTTTTTNNNEAFDPSELQKFILADTMSVVPSLDPRVWCRLYLLEKTKAIDAFSIGSPTVVVDGSSRQQRGRIGFQSLSYSNEDSQSQRIRTFIGKGVQLEMDSEGHVWATRLTKNDVFVRGWTRPQYCCVSAEVIKNGGRLLYGEAMKVFDMNEFIVHVAMEEERSGSHDFIRHLCITSLSFIKNSEDDKKTPCWISIAVLPALRQRMSDPTVLDEIREIRNEYRTAKEIKEEAERLSKKRRWAKMNTRSSNFEKGERKAGRLVRLEEREKAIAEGLPWKYSWVKSDDEESDKTPDTSDVQSESDQSTAESSYYVSDVSSRYRQQGGADIRTATLKRLEQTDPGLRRRQSRHHYAPEPVTDEKLYTSNVSGMKIEKRRQWAKVREFIRQDEEKEITQE; encoded by the exons GAATCGACAAAATATGTTAACTTGAAATACCGACGGACAGTGCGCCCTCACGTGTTCGCCATTGCTGATAAAGCGTACCAGCAAATGAAACGTACAGGTGTAAACCAGTGCTGTGTGATCAGTGGTGAATCTGGAACTGGTAAGACTGAAAGTGCTAAATTCATCGTACAACACATTATGAATCATTGTCATTCACATCAACGTGGGCTACAAGACAAGATATTACAG GTAAATCCTCTACTTGAGGCCTTTGGTAATGCTAAAACAGTAATGAACAACAACTCCAGTCGCTTTGGCAAATTTATCGAAATCAAATTTACAACGGACGGCAAGGTAGTTGGAG CTAGCATTGATGACTACTTGTTGGAAAAATCCAGAGTCGTTTTCCAGAACCAGGGAGAGAGAAATTTCCACATTTTTTATTACATGTTTGCTGGTCTTACAGAAGATGAACGGTATAGATACTATCTTGCTGAACCAGAAAAACACAG aatCCTAAACAGTAACCATTCAGTGAAGGAAGTATTTAATTCTGACAGAGATTACCAACACTGCCAATCAAAGTTTGATGAACTAAAGAAGTTATTACTTACCGTAGGATTTTCACATGAA GACATTGACATAATGTTGACAGTCTTAGCTGCCATTGTCAACTTAGCTGATACTGAGTTTGAACTTGATTATGACCTTGATGGTGCCTTTGTTGGTGATGAATATTATCTGAAAGTTG TTGCCACTCTACTAAGCGTGGATCCCGTGGATCTTGCAGCCGCTTTGATATCAACAACTACATTCGCCAAAG GTGAGAGAATCGTAATGTTGAAGAGTGTAGAGCAAGCTAACGATGGTAGGGATGCATTAGCCAAAGCTCTGTATGCACGTTTGTTTGGTTGGATCGTTGGTCAGGTTAATGATATGTTGGCACCGAGAGATGAATATAG CAATGAATCAAGATGCAGTATTGGGATCCTAGACATCTTTGGCTTTGAGAATTTCAGTCATAACAGTTTTGAACAACTCTGTATCAACTTTACCAATGAACAATTACAGTACTTCTTTAATCAAAACATCTTTGCCTGGGAGCAATtagaatatgcaaatgaaggcaTCTCTATGAAGGAAGTCAAGTTTAATAACAACAGAGGATTACTGCAGTTATTCATGGAG AGACCTATCGGAATATTTGCTCTACTCGACGAAGAAAGTAAATTTCCACAGGCCACTGACGACACTCTGGTTCATAAATTCAATGATCGCTTGTCAAGGCACCCATCCTACACTGCTACATCCGGGGTTTATAGAGGAGCAGTCTTTGGAATACGACATTTTGCAGGGGAG GTTGTTTACAATGCTGTAGGGTTCTTAGAAAAGAATCGAGATAGTCTGAATCAGAATCTTACAGGCTGTCTGAAGAACAGTGAGAACCCTTTCATAAATAAACTATTCCGTGCAAAGATATCCAGTACAGGTTCTATTCACAGGAG GAATGATGGTCGCTCAAAAGACAGGAAAGCCATACTTCTATGCCCTTCACGACCTCAACGTCAGTCAGGTGATCAACAGAAACAAAA AGTCAGCGCAACAAAGAAAAGTGACAATAAAAACCAGCAGACAACACTAAGTTCATGCTTTAAG GAGTCATTAACTGACTTGATGGAGAAGGTTTTAGCCGCAGAGCCACAGTTTATACGATGTATCAAACCAAATCATCAGAAACAAGGACGACGATACGAAGACAAAGTAGTGTTAGACCAACTACGATGTACTGGTGTACTACAGACTACCAGTATAAGACGTTTAGGGTATGCCGTCAGGTTGCCATTTGAAGACTTTATGAATAG GTACAAGTTTCTCTGTTTTCCACTGACAGCCAAGGTACAATTAAACGCCGTCAACTGTTATCATTTACTGGAATCAACTGGTCTCACAGACTGGCAAGTTGGCAAGACGAAG GTGTTTTTGAAGTATTGGCACAGTGAACAACTCGATTCCCTTATGGACTCCCACGTCGCAAATGTTGTGACGTCACAGAAATGCATCAGGGGTTGGTTAGCAAGGCGAAGGATGAGACATCTCCGGAAGCAATTACTCCTTGTGATGTCTGAATTTCTGACTAATGTCCAAGAAAGTGGTGAGAAGGTCTTTGAGGCTGTAGTAGAGACACATCAACACAATGTGAAGAAAAAGGGCAAG GTAGGCAAAGCTAAGACACCCGTTAAGACAGCGGCAGTCGTAAAGAGGACCTCACCAGCTAAGGAGGTCACCACCACTACTccaaccatcaccaccaccaccaccaccacgaacAACAATGAGGCATTCGATCCGAGTGAACTCCAAAAG TTCATACTGGCGGATACAATGTCAGTCGTCCCATCTCTTGATCCCAGGGTATGGTGTCGTCTCTACCTTCTGGAGAAAACCAAAGCCATTGATGCGTTCAGTATTGGGTCTCCCACAGTTGTTGTGGATGGGTCGTCAAGGCAACAACGTGGAAG aatTGGATTCCAATCCCTATCCTATTCCAATGAAGATTCTCAATCGCAACGAATACGTACGTTTATTGGCAAAGGTGTACAGCTAGAGATGGATTCAGAAGGCCATGTATGGGCCACTAGACTAACCAAGAATGACGTATTTGTCAGGGGTTGGACTCGACCTCAGTATTGCTGTGTTTCCGCTGAGGTCATCAAAAACGGCGGACGTCTGTTGTATGGCGAGGCGATGAAG GTGTTTGATATGAATGaatttatagtacatgtagcaATGGAAGAAGAAAGATCAGGAAGCCATGATTTTATCAGACATCTATGTATCACATCGTTGAGTTTCATCAAGAACAGTGAAGATGACAAAAAGACGCCATGTTGGATATCAATAGCTGTACTGCCAGCTCTAAGACAGAGAATGAGTGATCCAACAG TTCTAGATGAGATAAGAGAAATTAGAAATGAATATCGGACTGCTAAGGAGATAAAGGAAGAAGCTGAAAGACTCTCCAAG AAAAGACGATGGGCTAAAATGAATACAAGGTCTTCGAATTTTGAGAAAGGTGAACGCAAAGCCGGACGACTTGTAAGACTTGAAGAAAGAGAAAAGGCCATTGCTGAggggttgccatggaaatataGTTGGGTGAAATCAGACGATGAAGAATCAGACAAAACGCCAG ATACAAGTGACGTACAATCTGAATCTGACCAGAGTACAGCTGAGTCATCGTATTACGTCAGTGACGTATCGTCACGATACAGACAACAAGGAGGCGCAGATATACGTACAGCTACTTTGAAGAGATTGGAACAAACAGATCCGG GTTTAAGACGTCGACAGAGTCGGCATCACTACGCCCCTGAACCAGTTACAGACGAGAAATTATACACGTCAAATGTGAGCggaatgaaaattgaaaaacgTAGACAATGGGCGAAAGTGAGAGAATTTATACGACAAGACGAAGAGAAAGAAATAACACaggaatga